From a single Lewinella sp. LCG006 genomic region:
- a CDS encoding response regulator, with protein sequence MNKKSRRYCILLIEDNPGDVRLTQEAFRETGADIDLQVVMDGVEAVAYLQKEREYADKPTPDLILLDLNLPKWGGKQVLEKIKKDDKLLRIPVVVLTTSNASADVLASYDLHANCFINKPVDFDNFFQIISCIQRFWLETATLPGSTS encoded by the coding sequence ATGAATAAAAAATCACGGCGATACTGCATATTATTGATTGAAGATAATCCTGGCGATGTGCGGCTTACCCAAGAAGCTTTTCGTGAGACCGGTGCAGATATTGACTTGCAGGTAGTTATGGACGGCGTAGAAGCTGTTGCCTACTTGCAAAAAGAGCGGGAGTATGCAGATAAGCCAACACCTGATTTAATTCTCCTGGATTTGAATCTCCCAAAATGGGGAGGCAAGCAAGTCTTGGAAAAAATAAAAAAGGACGACAAGCTTTTACGTATTCCAGTTGTTGTTCTGACGACTTCCAACGCATCGGCTGATGTATTGGCGAGTTATGATTTACACGCCAATTGTTTTATTAACAAACCAGTGGATTTTGATAATTTCTTTCAAATCATAAGCTGTATTCAACGCTTTTGGCTGGAAACAGCTACTTTACCGGGTAGCACTTCCTAG
- a CDS encoding response regulator encodes MAGSLKEMLTILVIEDAKADTEMIRIYLEEARNKYQLRCAESLSEGLYIIEEHHVDLVLLDLNLPDSNGFNTLRRFIEKAPQVPVVVMTGINDQRKGTESVRAGAQDYLVKGEFESRQLIKAIRYSLERFRLQADAEERATKASDEKSRLEALQKMASLGDWEMDIVSNTMTWSGELFQIFQLPPHSLSPSLSDYLRYVHRDDRDQVEAFFEKAVRYEEYGPLEHRIMIDNRIIKILSLRTRIRFDEKTNKVLLLGSVQDITPSENTAMPDASKTPEEEVVKPNPYYSRELFNQISFNIRTPLSTVVHLFYLLEQTHLNKQQLKLVQDLKTTINDLSFTLSNLVNLSILSNDNLPLALEHFRTLDILESIQRVMSFKGQQHNREVDIYIDPRLSITVKGDSNKLAQLFFCLIELAFAYSVFESFVKLRCTLDNEQEGRSQLHVQMEYTGELPVWPDAETEATAEEILSLLQPSSVDDGRDQLLAVVFLRLCEQLKVGQHVSSQKGEVIIDLTIPLQVSNQQSTNIPKVPQKNIHILLVEDHPMQQIATKQVLTTWSDKVTVAVADNGKVALAKAKETAFDIVLMDLQMPVMDGWDAGANMRHFSSVPIIALSASNSKQEEDRCYQVGFNDYLAKPFQPEELYHRIMLLVHDSEGAA; translated from the coding sequence ATGGCGGGGTCATTAAAAGAAATGCTGACAATACTTGTTATCGAAGATGCCAAGGCGGATACGGAAATGATTCGTATTTATCTGGAAGAGGCAAGGAATAAATACCAACTGAGATGTGCAGAGTCACTCTCGGAAGGTCTCTATATTATTGAGGAGCACCATGTAGACTTGGTGTTGCTAGATCTTAATTTACCGGATAGTAACGGGTTCAATACCTTGAGGCGTTTTATTGAAAAAGCACCTCAGGTTCCGGTTGTCGTCATGACGGGTATCAACGATCAGCGCAAAGGCACGGAGTCGGTAAGAGCTGGTGCCCAGGATTATTTGGTGAAGGGCGAGTTTGAATCGCGGCAACTGATCAAAGCTATTCGTTATTCGCTGGAGCGATTTCGCTTGCAAGCCGATGCCGAAGAAAGAGCTACTAAAGCTTCGGATGAAAAAAGCCGCTTAGAGGCTTTACAAAAGATGGCTTCTCTGGGAGATTGGGAGATGGATATTGTTAGCAACACCATGACCTGGTCGGGAGAGTTGTTCCAGATTTTTCAGCTTCCTCCGCATAGCCTTTCCCCTTCGCTGTCTGATTATTTAAGGTATGTTCATCGTGATGATCGCGATCAGGTGGAAGCGTTCTTTGAGAAGGCTGTTCGTTATGAAGAGTACGGCCCGCTGGAACACCGGATTATGATTGATAACCGGATCATAAAAATACTCAGCCTTAGAACGCGTATTCGGTTTGATGAAAAAACCAATAAGGTGCTGCTTTTAGGAAGTGTTCAGGATATTACACCATCTGAGAACACGGCCATGCCTGATGCTTCCAAAACACCGGAGGAGGAAGTCGTTAAGCCTAATCCTTACTACTCCAGAGAGCTGTTTAACCAGATCAGCTTTAATATTCGGACACCGCTAAGTACTGTTGTGCACCTGTTCTACCTGCTGGAGCAAACCCATCTGAACAAACAACAATTAAAACTGGTCCAGGACTTAAAGACCACGATCAATGACCTGAGTTTTACGCTAAGTAACCTGGTGAATTTGTCCATCTTGTCCAATGACAACCTACCGCTCGCACTGGAACATTTCCGTACTTTAGACATCCTGGAGTCCATCCAGCGGGTGATGTCCTTTAAAGGGCAACAGCACAATCGCGAGGTAGATATCTATATCGATCCCCGCCTTTCGATTACCGTGAAGGGCGATTCTAATAAGTTGGCTCAATTGTTCTTTTGCCTCATCGAACTGGCATTTGCTTACAGCGTTTTTGAGTCGTTTGTGAAGCTACGTTGCACGCTGGACAATGAGCAAGAAGGACGTTCTCAGCTTCATGTTCAGATGGAATATACCGGTGAACTGCCTGTGTGGCCAGATGCCGAAACGGAAGCTACTGCAGAAGAAATTCTCTCTTTATTGCAGCCATCGTCTGTGGATGATGGGCGGGACCAGTTGCTGGCAGTGGTTTTTCTCCGGTTGTGTGAACAACTTAAGGTTGGCCAACATGTGAGTAGCCAAAAAGGAGAAGTAATCATCGATCTCACGATTCCTTTACAGGTGAGTAACCAACAATCGACAAATATTCCCAAAGTACCGCAAAAGAACATTCACATATTATTGGTTGAGGATCATCCAATGCAGCAAATCGCAACGAAACAGGTACTCACGACCTGGTCGGATAAAGTAACGGTTGCGGTAGCAGACAATGGGAAGGTAGCTTTGGCGAAAGCCAAAGAAACCGCCTTTGATATTGTTTTGATGGATCTGCAAATGCCGGTGATGGACGGGTGGGATGCTG
- a CDS encoding N-acetyltransferase family protein, translating into MSSIHIRRGNAADLAAVHDLVRELAIYEKAEDALTATVEDYERDFAAGVFECIVAEDKEKIVGMCLYYLTYSTWKGRMLYLEDFVVNDAYRRTGLGQRLFDALQVRAEELACRLMKWQVLDWNEPAVRFYEKNDAIIEKEWWNGKLFLDSNK; encoded by the coding sequence ATGTCCAGTATTCATATCCGTAGAGGAAATGCAGCAGACTTAGCTGCGGTTCACGATTTAGTGAGAGAATTAGCTATTTATGAGAAGGCCGAAGATGCGCTTACGGCGACGGTGGAAGATTATGAGCGCGATTTCGCAGCGGGTGTCTTTGAGTGCATCGTAGCGGAAGACAAAGAAAAAATAGTAGGGATGTGCTTGTATTACCTGACGTATTCTACCTGGAAAGGCCGAATGCTGTATCTCGAGGATTTTGTGGTCAATGATGCCTATCGACGTACCGGCCTAGGGCAGCGTTTGTTTGATGCACTACAAGTCAGAGCCGAAGAATTGGCGTGCCGCTTGATGAAGTGGCAGGTGCTGGATTGGAATGAGCCTGCGGTTCGTTTTTACGAAAAAAATGATGCCATTATCGAAAAAGAATGGTGGAACGGGAAGCTTTTTTTGGACTCAAATAAGTAA
- a CDS encoding arylsulfotransferase family protein, producing the protein MLNFRAPSALLEIIKAIIVILLPFVGEAQNTVGLLTYNAEAPIEDYLLIYPEQQSTAFLLDACGQIVHRWEDNDFGARPGAVAYLLPDGQLLRAKRYAPLFEGPTFGSGGAGGVVELVSWDNEVLWTYVVADNTERQHHDVHYLPNGHILILAYDLIEEEELIASGFDTLSYPQQSLWSEKIIEVDPLTDSIHWEWRAWDHLVQDVDETAENYGEVSAHPGRINLNYQVFTMGREDWIHANAIDYNEELDQIMISARNFNEVWIIDHSTTTAEAATNTGGNSNRGGELLWRWGSPHTYNQGTLDDQQLFSQHDAQWIDDFVSEDYPYYGAIAVFNNFINFSVEEGLSQGQIIAPVWETNTPSYAQENDVFLPNDFSATFVHPDTAKTFSSNASSIQILDDGHVLMCVARQGRVFELDTEGTLIWEYLTPLRFGQPFPQGGNLNLGENFTFQAKKYPATYSAFVDKDLSPQGYLELNPDEAYCSVVATTEPNEEEIIATVFPNPSTGQFSVNVSTEAIGEMLTVSDLRGVLISQQLLKTNHTVLDLSNYPVGMYLLQVSGKSEVEKLMLIK; encoded by the coding sequence ATGCTAAATTTTCGCGCTCCAAGTGCTTTGTTGGAGATAATTAAAGCTATCATCGTCATCTTGCTGCCATTCGTAGGGGAGGCCCAAAATACCGTAGGATTATTGACCTATAATGCGGAAGCCCCTATAGAAGACTACTTGTTGATCTACCCCGAGCAGCAGTCTACTGCTTTTCTTTTAGATGCTTGCGGGCAGATTGTCCATCGATGGGAGGACAATGATTTCGGCGCACGCCCTGGCGCTGTCGCTTATCTTTTGCCCGATGGGCAATTATTGCGCGCCAAGCGCTACGCGCCACTTTTTGAAGGGCCTACCTTTGGTTCGGGGGGGGCTGGAGGTGTAGTGGAGTTGGTCAGCTGGGACAATGAAGTGCTTTGGACTTATGTGGTGGCGGATAACACGGAAAGGCAGCACCATGACGTACACTACCTACCCAACGGGCACATCTTGATACTTGCCTATGACCTCATCGAAGAGGAGGAATTGATAGCTAGTGGTTTTGATACGCTTTCTTATCCGCAGCAGAGTCTTTGGTCGGAAAAAATCATTGAAGTCGATCCCCTTACCGATAGTATCCACTGGGAATGGAGGGCGTGGGATCACTTGGTACAAGATGTGGATGAAACTGCCGAAAATTATGGCGAAGTGAGTGCTCATCCAGGGCGTATCAACCTCAATTACCAAGTTTTTACGATGGGCCGTGAGGATTGGATTCACGCCAATGCGATTGACTATAATGAGGAGTTGGATCAGATCATGATCAGTGCTCGAAATTTTAACGAAGTATGGATCATCGACCATAGCACTACTACGGCTGAAGCCGCAACGAATACCGGAGGGAATAGCAATCGTGGTGGGGAATTACTATGGCGTTGGGGTTCTCCACACACCTATAACCAAGGTACTTTAGACGATCAGCAATTGTTTTCCCAACATGATGCCCAATGGATTGATGATTTTGTGTCTGAAGATTATCCGTACTATGGTGCTATTGCTGTTTTTAATAATTTTATCAATTTCTCAGTTGAGGAAGGTTTGTCTCAAGGGCAGATCATTGCTCCTGTTTGGGAAACCAATACACCATCCTACGCCCAAGAAAATGACGTTTTTCTGCCCAATGATTTTAGTGCCACCTTTGTCCATCCAGACACGGCTAAAACGTTTTCTAGTAACGCTTCAAGCATTCAAATACTAGATGACGGACACGTTTTGATGTGCGTAGCTCGTCAGGGGCGTGTGTTTGAGCTGGATACAGAGGGTACCCTTATTTGGGAATACCTTACCCCTTTGCGTTTTGGGCAGCCTTTTCCTCAAGGAGGAAATTTGAATTTAGGAGAGAATTTTACCTTCCAGGCAAAAAAATACCCGGCAACTTATTCGGCTTTCGTAGACAAGGATTTAAGCCCACAAGGCTATCTCGAGTTGAATCCTGATGAAGCCTATTGTAGCGTCGTAGCGACTACCGAACCAAATGAAGAAGAAATAATTGCAACGGTTTTTCCCAACCCCTCTACGGGCCAGTTTTCGGTCAACGTAAGCACAGAAGCAATTGGCGAAATGCTGACGGTAAGCGATTTGCGTGGTGTGCTAATATCACAACAGTTGTTAAAAACCAACCATACCGTATTGGACCTGAGTAATTATCCCGTAGGTATGTATTTACTGCAGGTTTCGGGAAAATCAGAAGTTGAAAAATTGATGCTAATAAAGTAA
- a CDS encoding polyprenyl synthetase family protein, producing MHSISTLQALFTKYLHENRVQKAPQALYEPFNYIMNIGGKRMRPVMALLACYLFDDEVENALPAALSVEVFHNFSLVHDDIMDAAPLRRGQATVHDKYGLNSGILSGDVMLIFAYDYLRRSPRQDALSGLYQTLTEVAIQVCEGQQYDIDFEKRDDVRLEEYLQMIEMKTAALLAGSLKMGAIAAGAPAADQEHLSEFGRLTGIAFQIQDDFLDTFGDPEKVGKRVGGDIIQNKKTCLIIKALELADQDTRKQLLDLYAQQPADEQGKIVAVTNIFKELGIPDFLRNLRNDYQHRAYAHLAQVDAPAEKKDLLFGLAESLLVREL from the coding sequence ATGCATAGTATCAGTACCCTACAAGCGCTCTTTACAAAATACCTTCACGAAAACCGAGTGCAAAAAGCCCCACAAGCCCTTTATGAACCGTTTAATTACATCATGAACATCGGGGGCAAGCGGATGCGGCCAGTGATGGCGCTATTGGCCTGTTATCTTTTCGATGATGAGGTAGAGAATGCACTTCCGGCGGCCTTAAGCGTGGAAGTATTCCACAATTTCAGCCTTGTCCATGATGATATTATGGATGCGGCTCCTCTGCGCCGGGGGCAAGCTACGGTTCATGATAAATACGGGTTGAATAGCGGAATCCTATCTGGAGACGTAATGCTCATTTTCGCCTACGATTACCTACGGCGAAGCCCTCGCCAGGATGCGCTTAGCGGGCTTTACCAAACGCTCACCGAAGTGGCTATTCAGGTTTGCGAAGGACAACAATACGATATTGATTTTGAAAAAAGGGACGATGTACGGCTAGAGGAATACCTCCAGATGATTGAAATGAAGACGGCCGCATTGTTGGCAGGTAGCCTCAAAATGGGTGCTATCGCTGCGGGAGCTCCCGCGGCTGACCAAGAGCATCTAAGTGAATTTGGCCGACTGACAGGCATAGCTTTCCAAATACAGGATGACTTCCTCGACACCTTCGGCGATCCTGAGAAAGTAGGAAAACGAGTGGGGGGAGATATTATACAAAACAAAAAAACATGCCTCATCATTAAAGCGCTGGAGCTAGCCGACCAGGACACCCGCAAGCAATTGTTGGATCTTTACGCCCAACAGCCCGCAGACGAACAAGGTAAGATTGTTGCCGTCACCAACATATTTAAAGAACTGGGCATACCCGATTTTTTAAGAAACTTACGCAATGATTACCAGCACCGAGCTTATGCCCATCTAGCACAAGTAGATGCCCCTGCCGAGAAAAAGGATTTGCTTTTTGGGCTGGCAGAATCGTTACTGGTAAGAGAATTATAG
- a CDS encoding SusD/RagB family nutrient-binding outer membrane lipoprotein: MKNILKYSFLALVALVIVGCQSLELDELLDNPNSVSPDKAELDLVFNAVMLDFKDFVDEVSDETMPYVRMTAMDGGYFYNNQDGPTSFDFMWETAYFDLLPDLNLIIDNATERDLTTYAGIAKTMKAYILFTLVDLYGDIPYSEAFQGVVVPSPKADADEAVYGAAADLLTSALADFGNPKGTLSGDLYYNGGAATWSKLANTLLIRYHVTTRLAGGSGSAINDILSGGNIIDEISEDFQFQYGSNRAAPDSRHPYYTDGYENGGPSWYMSNYMMWQMFGVKDNEDPRLRYYFRRQDGFEDNENQFTLDCTTAPYPSHWEDGYPWCTASGDFGDPDGIRGGYWGRSHGNADGIPPDDLKRTAWGLYPAGGAFDNLPMIIQDEDTGDDTWQVSNNGTDGARGAGIQPIFLSSWTHFLLAEGVLTMGVNGDARALLETALRQSISKVMNFNTSVVDAAFAPDAAAVDAYVNEVLGLYDAAADDEERLDLIMNEYRLACHGMGLEPFNNYRRTGYPSLMEPTRETSSTSFFPRTFWYPAVYVNFNANASQRQNLSGRVFWDTKPGDLR; encoded by the coding sequence ATGAAAAATATTTTAAAATATAGTTTTCTCGCTTTGGTCGCCCTCGTGATCGTGGGATGTCAGAGCCTGGAGCTGGATGAGTTGTTGGATAACCCCAACTCAGTTTCGCCAGATAAGGCAGAATTGGACTTGGTGTTCAATGCCGTAATGTTGGATTTCAAAGACTTCGTTGACGAAGTAAGCGATGAAACCATGCCTTACGTACGGATGACAGCTATGGATGGTGGTTATTTTTATAACAACCAAGATGGTCCTACCAGTTTCGATTTCATGTGGGAAACCGCTTATTTCGATCTGCTTCCGGATCTTAACCTTATCATTGACAATGCGACGGAGCGTGATCTTACGACTTACGCTGGTATTGCTAAGACAATGAAGGCTTATATCCTTTTTACTTTGGTTGATTTGTACGGTGACATTCCTTACAGTGAAGCTTTCCAGGGGGTAGTTGTACCTAGCCCGAAGGCGGATGCTGACGAGGCCGTTTACGGTGCTGCAGCTGATTTGTTGACTTCTGCTTTGGCCGACTTTGGTAACCCCAAAGGAACGCTCAGTGGTGACCTTTACTACAATGGAGGTGCTGCCACATGGTCTAAGTTAGCGAATACACTACTTATTCGTTACCACGTAACGACTCGCTTAGCGGGAGGTAGTGGCTCTGCAATCAATGATATCCTTAGTGGTGGAAACATTATTGATGAAATCAGTGAAGATTTCCAGTTCCAGTATGGTAGCAACCGTGCTGCGCCAGATTCTCGTCACCCTTACTACACGGATGGTTACGAAAATGGTGGACCAAGCTGGTACATGAGCAACTACATGATGTGGCAAATGTTTGGTGTGAAAGACAACGAAGACCCACGTCTGCGTTACTACTTCCGCCGCCAGGATGGCTTCGAGGACAATGAGAACCAGTTTACCCTGGATTGTACCACTGCTCCTTATCCATCTCACTGGGAAGACGGTTACCCTTGGTGTACTGCATCTGGTGACTTTGGTGATCCTGATGGTATCCGTGGTGGATACTGGGGACGTAGCCACGGTAATGCCGACGGTATTCCACCGGATGATCTGAAGCGTACTGCTTGGGGCTTGTACCCTGCTGGTGGTGCTTTCGATAACCTTCCAATGATTATTCAAGATGAAGATACGGGTGACGACACCTGGCAGGTGTCTAACAATGGTACCGACGGTGCACGTGGTGCTGGTATTCAGCCGATCTTCTTATCAAGCTGGACGCACTTCCTCTTGGCAGAAGGTGTACTTACCATGGGTGTAAATGGCGATGCTCGCGCACTTTTGGAAACGGCTTTACGTCAGTCTATCAGCAAGGTAATGAACTTCAATACTTCTGTTGTTGATGCAGCTTTTGCTCCTGATGCAGCTGCTGTTGATGCTTATGTTAATGAAGTACTTGGCTTGTATGACGCTGCTGCCGATGACGAAGAGCGCCTGGATCTTATCATGAATGAGTACCGTCTGGCTTGCCACGGTATGGGCTTGGAGCCTTTCAACAACTACCGTCGTACTGGCTATCCTTCTTTGATGGAGCCTACGCGGGAAACTTCTTCTACGAGCTTCTTCCCACGTACCTTCTGGTACCCTGCGGTTTACGTCAACTTTAATGCTAACGCTTCTCAGCGTCAGAATTTGAGTGGTCGTGTATTCTGGGATACTAAGCCTGGTGATTTACGTTAA
- a CDS encoding amidohydrolase, with the protein MLFTNYRLLFFVTSFLLLFTACKQDQVTADLMLTNADIYTVDPDQPTATAMAIKDGRILAIGDAADLEVYRSETTEVMDLDGKFVMPGFIEGHGHFSGLGYALMNLNFLQAKSWDEIVQMVAQKAAETPKGEWITGRGWHQEKWTTAPELAQHGYPSHHSLSVLTKDHPVVLRHASGHSLFANEAAMKLAGITAETPDPRGGHILKDSHGEPIGVFEERAMSLITEAYAAYRDGLSPQALVGEWQEGVALAQKECLAKGITSFQDAGSTFQEIEDYKKLAEEGKLDLRLWVMARLPYNELAASLDSQFPIIDAGDHFFTCRAIKSEVDGALGAFGAWLLEPYADKPDFVGQNTTLLETVDSIAGLALDKKMQLCVHAIGDRANQEVLNLFEKRFAENGEQDYRWRIEHSQHLAVADIPRFAELGVIASMQAIHCTSDAPFVEKRLGTERARTGAYPWRSLLDAGAVVTNGTDVPVEDVDPLASYYATVTRKRPDSGMAFFPEQAMTREEGIYSYTMANAYAAFEEKDKGSLSPGKLADIVVLSNNLLNCSEEEILATEVLTTIVNGKIKYQKAKE; encoded by the coding sequence ATGCTATTTACAAACTATCGCCTTCTTTTTTTTGTCACCAGTTTTTTGCTACTCTTCACAGCTTGCAAGCAAGACCAGGTTACTGCAGATTTGATGCTGACCAACGCCGATATTTATACTGTTGACCCCGACCAACCCACGGCAACGGCCATGGCCATCAAGGATGGTCGCATTCTGGCTATCGGTGACGCTGCCGACCTGGAAGTCTACCGATCAGAGACAACCGAGGTAATGGATCTCGACGGAAAATTTGTCATGCCCGGCTTTATCGAAGGTCACGGCCATTTTTCCGGGCTGGGTTACGCATTGATGAATCTCAATTTCCTACAAGCCAAAAGCTGGGATGAAATCGTGCAAATGGTTGCCCAAAAAGCTGCTGAAACGCCTAAGGGCGAATGGATTACAGGTCGGGGCTGGCACCAGGAAAAATGGACAACAGCTCCTGAATTGGCTCAACATGGCTACCCTTCTCATCATTCCCTCAGTGTGCTCACCAAAGACCATCCGGTCGTACTACGGCACGCCAGTGGCCACTCCCTATTTGCCAACGAAGCAGCTATGAAACTAGCGGGCATCACGGCAGAAACGCCCGACCCAAGAGGTGGGCATATCCTCAAAGATAGTCATGGAGAGCCCATTGGCGTGTTTGAGGAGCGTGCTATGAGTCTCATCACAGAAGCCTATGCTGCTTACCGCGATGGCCTCTCTCCCCAGGCATTGGTGGGCGAATGGCAGGAAGGCGTTGCTTTGGCGCAAAAAGAATGCTTGGCCAAAGGGATCACTTCTTTCCAGGATGCCGGTTCTACTTTTCAGGAAATTGAAGACTATAAAAAATTGGCGGAAGAAGGAAAGTTGGACCTTCGCCTGTGGGTTATGGCTCGGCTACCTTACAACGAATTGGCTGCCAGCCTGGATAGTCAATTCCCCATTATAGATGCTGGTGATCATTTCTTTACTTGTCGGGCCATCAAATCTGAGGTAGATGGAGCCTTGGGAGCTTTTGGAGCATGGTTGTTGGAACCCTATGCCGACAAACCCGATTTTGTGGGTCAAAATACCACGCTTCTGGAAACCGTTGACAGTATTGCAGGCTTGGCCCTGGATAAAAAGATGCAGCTTTGTGTTCACGCTATCGGCGACCGTGCCAACCAGGAAGTGCTTAATCTTTTTGAAAAACGCTTCGCTGAAAACGGCGAACAAGATTACCGCTGGAGAATTGAGCATAGCCAGCACCTGGCCGTAGCGGATATTCCCCGCTTTGCAGAACTGGGAGTTATCGCTTCCATGCAGGCCATCCACTGTACTTCAGATGCTCCCTTTGTAGAGAAACGCCTGGGAACAGAACGAGCGCGTACGGGTGCCTACCCCTGGCGGAGCTTGCTCGATGCTGGGGCTGTCGTCACCAATGGCACCGATGTGCCCGTAGAGGATGTTGACCCGCTAGCCAGTTATTACGCAACAGTTACCCGCAAGCGCCCCGATTCTGGCATGGCGTTTTTCCCTGAGCAGGCGATGACCCGCGAAGAAGGTATCTATTCTTACACCATGGCCAACGCTTATGCAGCCTTTGAAGAAAAGGACAAAGGAAGCCTCAGCCCGGGAAAATTAGCGGACATTGTTGTTTTGAGTAATAATCTTCTTAATTGCTCCGAAGAAGAGATACTCGCTACCGAAGTGCTCACCACCATCGTTAACGGCAAAATTAAATACCAAAAGGCAAAGGAATAA
- a CDS encoding FG-GAP-like repeat-containing protein, with product MKHVLILIGILLTVLPTKAQLNFSDRAAQCGINHRYLSVLLGGGVSFYDFNQDGLDDLSLANAQGDPVQFYQNMGGHFMLLPPLVNNEDEVKQLLWVDFDNDGDQDLFLATYYGLNRLYENTGNLQLTDITLSAGLPSFNTQTFGACFGDYDRDGWLDLYFSVRNPGADDEHFLFRNNGNRTFSNVTDATQTADTGGRPFCSGFLDYNQDGWPDIYTAHDRMGNRNTLLENQGDGTFLNTGAAAGADIAIDAMSVTVGDYNNDSLVDIYCTNIVSGNNLLQNEGPNQDGQYTFSEVAAAAGVGFYQDSWGAVFLDADNDCDLDLYVSGSVAGSNVTSAAFYENENDGTFSQPSAGFVGDTVQSYNNAVGDYNQDGYPDIMVINLYPYYAQLWSSPPLAHHWVKISLRGILSNRNGVGTLLECYANGQYQQRYTQCGNGFLGQNSGTDIFGLGNAEAIDSLIVTWPSGHIDRYYSLPANEQFLLQEGGSTNGDILPDPATGLDPLLVSTSTTPENPLMKVYPSPAQEELFITQEEVAPTLFRIINSAGLVVYRGKTEGGTSRIDIHQLSAGIYYLLLGTPQQAQRVVTWCKG from the coding sequence ATGAAGCACGTCTTAATCCTCATCGGAATACTCCTGACGGTACTGCCCACCAAAGCCCAATTGAATTTTTCGGATCGGGCAGCACAATGCGGGATCAACCATCGTTATTTGTCTGTCCTTCTTGGCGGCGGCGTCAGTTTTTATGATTTCAATCAAGATGGACTAGACGACCTCAGCCTCGCAAATGCCCAGGGAGACCCCGTACAGTTTTACCAAAACATGGGTGGGCATTTTATGCTTTTACCGCCCTTGGTAAACAATGAAGACGAGGTAAAACAACTCCTTTGGGTAGACTTTGACAATGACGGCGACCAGGATTTATTTTTGGCTACCTACTATGGACTGAACCGACTTTACGAAAATACGGGGAATTTGCAGTTGACCGATATAACGCTTTCCGCAGGCTTGCCTTCTTTCAATACACAAACTTTTGGTGCCTGTTTTGGCGACTATGATCGTGATGGTTGGTTAGACCTCTACTTCAGTGTCCGTAACCCGGGAGCTGATGATGAACACTTTCTTTTTCGCAACAACGGCAATCGAACCTTTTCCAACGTTACCGACGCCACCCAGACTGCTGATACAGGCGGACGCCCCTTCTGTTCCGGATTTTTAGATTACAACCAGGATGGCTGGCCAGATATTTATACCGCTCATGATCGCATGGGGAATAGAAATACCTTGTTGGAAAATCAAGGCGACGGCACCTTCCTCAATACAGGTGCCGCTGCCGGAGCCGATATTGCCATTGACGCCATGTCCGTGACGGTCGGCGATTACAATAATGACAGCCTTGTAGACATCTATTGTACCAACATCGTTAGCGGCAACAATTTGCTACAGAACGAAGGACCCAATCAAGACGGGCAGTATACTTTTTCGGAAGTTGCGGCAGCGGCAGGTGTCGGGTTTTATCAAGATTCCTGGGGTGCGGTATTCTTAGATGCTGATAATGATTGCGATCTCGACCTCTACGTCAGTGGTTCGGTGGCGGGTAGCAATGTCACTTCGGCCGCTTTCTATGAAAATGAAAACGACGGTACCTTCAGTCAGCCATCGGCAGGTTTTGTGGGAGACACGGTTCAATCCTACAACAATGCCGTCGGCGACTATAACCAGGATGGCTACCCGGACATCATGGTCATCAACCTTTATCCTTATTACGCGCAGCTTTGGTCGAGCCCGCCCCTTGCGCACCATTGGGTAAAAATTAGCCTAAGGGGTATCCTTAGCAATCGCAACGGTGTTGGCACCCTTCTGGAATGCTACGCCAATGGCCAATACCAACAGCGGTATACCCAATGTGGCAATGGCTTTCTGGGTCAGAATTCCGGTACAGATATCTTCGGTCTTGGCAATGCAGAAGCAATAGACTCCCTGATCGTCACCTGGCCCAGTGGGCATATTGATCGGTACTATAGCCTTCCGGCCAATGAGCAATTTCTCCTCCAGGAAGGCGGGAGTACCAACGGCGACATTCTACCTGATCCCGCAACCGGCTTGGATCCTTTATTAGTCAGCACCTCCACGACTCCTGAAAATCCATTGATGAAAGTCTATCCTTCTCCCGCACAGGAAGAACTCTTTATTACACAAGAAGAAGTAGCTCCTACCCTATTCCGCATTATCAATAGTGCTGGTCTAGTGGTTTATCGTGGCAAGACGGAGGGTGGCACTTCACGTATTGATATTCACCAGCTGTCTGCTGGCATTTATTATCTTCTCCTTGGTACTCCACAGCAGGCCCAACGGGTAGTGACTTGGTGTAAGGGATAA